A single genomic interval of Alteromonas sp. CI.11.F.A3 harbors:
- a CDS encoding NAD(P)H-binding protein, with amino-acid sequence MKTAMVLGATGLVGRTLVNILLQDRRYSEVTCLVRKPLPSSQFADPYNRLKPVVIDFDNLQNYQGYFGVDHVYCCLGTTLKQAGSKSAFRRVDFEYVHIAAQLTRAQRTGSFVWISTVGADAKSSNFYLRVKGELENAIMRMPQLPHAAAVRPSLLLGTRSESRTLEDVAQKTAPVWKMLMQGPLKKYRPVHAVDVARNMMTRQKW; translated from the coding sequence ATGAAAACCGCAATGGTGCTAGGAGCGACCGGATTAGTGGGACGAACGTTGGTAAATATACTTTTACAGGACCGTCGCTACAGCGAAGTAACCTGTTTGGTAAGAAAACCGCTGCCGTCCAGCCAGTTTGCCGATCCATATAACAGGCTGAAACCTGTGGTTATCGATTTTGATAACCTGCAAAATTACCAAGGATATTTTGGTGTCGATCACGTGTATTGCTGTTTGGGTACCACGCTCAAACAAGCGGGCTCTAAATCGGCGTTTAGGCGTGTTGATTTTGAATACGTGCATATTGCCGCGCAACTAACTCGAGCACAGCGAACCGGTAGTTTCGTATGGATCTCAACGGTAGGGGCAGATGCCAAAAGCAGTAATTTTTATTTGCGGGTGAAAGGTGAGTTAGAAAACGCGATAATGCGTATGCCTCAGCTTCCTCATGCGGCGGCAGTTCGTCCTTCACTTCTGTTAGGCACGCGAAGCGAATCTCGCACTCTAGAAGATGTGGCACAAAAAACCGCACCAGTTTGGAAAATGCTAATGCAAGGGCCGTTAAAGAAATATCGACCCGTGCATGCGGTTGATGTAGCAAGAAACATGATGACAAGGCAAAAGTGGTAG
- the bcsA gene encoding UDP-forming cellulose synthase catalytic subunit, with protein sequence MGNSLTNKHHTRYLLIALFIASTLLGLLLLAPMDAAGQLISSSVILVIISICSREANFAQRFQYFFRTLALVLGVAITLRYLFWRGLYTLSATDVFSFIAIWLLFLAEIYAGITSILGCIVNVFPLSRPQLTLDDIDKTQLPTVDVMIPTYNESQDILEITIRAARVMDYPADKVSIHLLDDGGTDEKINQADPQKAQIAVERRAELKALCERLGVTYHTRAQNLYAKAGNVNSAINNTSGELIVILDADHVPTSDFLSRTVPWMVKKEKVFLVQTPHFMANPDPVERNYFSAFTRMPSENDMFYGTIQKGLDYWSSSFFCGSAALLRRAHLELVGGISGESITEDAETALDLHKMGYESVYVDRPMVSGLAPETFDAFIQQRMRWAQGMTQILLLKKPYNAKGLSWYQRVGYMSSIMFWLFPFARVVFLLMPLGYLVFGLQVYHASMMEILAFTMPHVVATYMISTMLFGRTRWPLVSELYEILQCAFTLMALIKVFLKPRAPSFVVTPKGESLDKNFVSPLSSVFYWITALLSFAMIIGIYKFINEPLTRELTLVVLLWNGFNLLLLFSAMSVLLERKQLRSQSRLPATDNVVIRTHEGQAWVGELNDLSSSGVKIQIRGDLPMISSNVVLSSWAEALNTNVDLHLKVVEFDSNKKTLRATFNPQSDVERNNVVAYCLCDSRRWQSFQRRRTRPISYWFGMRHVLNVGLGPIFAHLFFLLKKLLLRLKLRTGVLKE encoded by the coding sequence TTGGGCAATTCGTTAACTAACAAGCATCACACTCGTTATCTTCTAATTGCCCTATTTATTGCCTCAACGCTCCTAGGATTACTGCTTCTTGCCCCTATGGACGCAGCAGGCCAGCTAATCTCTTCTTCTGTTATTCTGGTTATCATTTCAATATGTAGCCGTGAAGCAAATTTCGCACAACGATTTCAATATTTCTTTAGAACACTCGCGCTGGTACTCGGCGTCGCTATTACTTTGCGCTATTTATTCTGGCGGGGCTTGTATACCCTTTCAGCCACTGACGTGTTTTCATTTATTGCGATATGGCTTCTTTTTCTAGCTGAAATTTATGCTGGAATTACTTCGATACTGGGGTGTATTGTAAATGTATTCCCACTTAGTCGCCCTCAGCTTACTCTTGATGATATAGATAAAACACAGTTACCCACTGTGGATGTCATGATCCCCACCTACAACGAATCACAAGATATTCTAGAGATAACCATCCGTGCAGCCAGAGTGATGGATTACCCTGCTGATAAAGTCAGCATTCACCTGTTAGATGACGGCGGCACTGACGAAAAAATTAACCAAGCAGACCCACAAAAAGCGCAAATAGCTGTGGAGCGACGTGCAGAATTAAAAGCGCTCTGTGAAAGGTTGGGAGTAACCTACCATACCCGCGCGCAGAACCTGTACGCAAAAGCCGGAAATGTGAACAGTGCCATCAATAATACCTCCGGCGAGCTCATTGTTATCTTAGATGCTGACCACGTCCCCACTAGCGACTTTTTAAGCCGAACCGTGCCTTGGATGGTTAAAAAAGAAAAAGTGTTCTTGGTACAAACCCCTCACTTTATGGCTAACCCAGACCCCGTCGAACGAAACTATTTCTCGGCGTTTACCCGCATGCCCTCTGAAAACGACATGTTTTACGGCACTATTCAAAAAGGTTTAGATTACTGGTCTAGCTCGTTTTTTTGTGGGTCGGCCGCGCTATTGCGTCGAGCACATTTAGAATTGGTAGGGGGCATTTCGGGAGAATCTATCACTGAAGACGCAGAGACAGCCCTCGATTTACATAAAATGGGCTATGAATCAGTGTATGTTGATCGCCCAATGGTAAGCGGATTAGCGCCAGAAACCTTTGATGCTTTCATCCAGCAACGTATGCGCTGGGCACAGGGTATGACCCAAATTTTATTGCTGAAAAAACCCTATAACGCGAAAGGCTTGTCTTGGTATCAACGTGTTGGCTACATGAGCTCTATTATGTTTTGGCTGTTTCCCTTCGCACGGGTTGTCTTTCTGTTAATGCCGCTGGGTTACTTGGTGTTTGGCCTACAGGTTTACCATGCCTCAATGATGGAAATTCTAGCGTTTACCATGCCCCACGTTGTTGCAACCTACATGATTTCCACCATGCTATTTGGGCGAACCCGATGGCCGCTGGTCTCTGAGTTGTACGAAATACTACAATGTGCTTTTACACTGATGGCGCTCATCAAAGTATTTTTAAAGCCTCGCGCGCCCTCATTTGTGGTTACTCCCAAAGGGGAGAGTTTAGATAAAAACTTTGTTTCGCCACTTTCTAGCGTGTTTTACTGGATAACCGCACTACTTTCGTTTGCCATGATTATCGGCATTTATAAATTCATTAATGAACCGCTTACCCGAGAGCTTACACTCGTTGTATTACTGTGGAATGGTTTTAATTTATTGCTGTTGTTCAGCGCTATGAGTGTATTGCTTGAGCGTAAACAGCTTCGAAGCCAATCGCGACTACCCGCCACTGATAACGTTGTGATTAGAACGCACGAAGGACAAGCCTGGGTAGGGGAGTTAAACGACTTGTCTTCTAGTGGGGTAAAAATTCAGATTAGGGGGGATTTACCGATGATTTCTTCTAATGTGGTATTAAGTTCGTGGGCAGAGGCACTAAATACTAATGTAGATTTACATCTTAAAGTGGTTGAATTCGATAGCAATAAGAAGACCTTACGTGCAACGTTTAATCCACAAAGTGATGTGGAACGAAATAACGTTGTGGCCTATTGTTTATGTGACAGTAGGCGTTGGCAATCGTTTCAACGACGCCGAACTCGTCCAATATCATACTGGTTTGGTATGCGACATGTTTTAAATGTAGGGCTAGGTCCTATATTTGCTCATCTGTTTTTTTTACTAAAGAAACTTCTTCTACGATTAAAATTGCGTACTGGGGTATTGAAGGAATAA
- a CDS encoding tRNA1(Val) (adenine(37)-N6)-methyltransferase, which produces MFRCKQFVVNQTNCAMKVNTDSMILGSWAKPNQGAHILDIGTGTGILALMMAQQSIPSAKITAIDIDKGAALQASANVAASPWPTKITVQHTKLSDLAADIAFDFIVSNPPYFEQVKGDSHAYQLQSEIREHARQTVSLTPAELLSFVAETLTPTGEFYCLYPFAREVEIIGMAAELGLSTNRILRVQHNDQRNPYVTVFCMSKQQNHKQKDIEHLAIRDGAGDYSSGFKALCREFYLRF; this is translated from the coding sequence ATGTTTCGCTGTAAGCAATTCGTTGTTAATCAAACCAATTGTGCCATGAAGGTAAATACCGACAGTATGATTTTAGGCAGTTGGGCTAAGCCCAATCAAGGTGCCCATATTCTTGATATCGGCACCGGCACGGGTATTCTTGCGCTAATGATGGCGCAACAGTCTATCCCATCGGCCAAAATTACCGCTATCGATATTGATAAAGGGGCTGCATTACAAGCAAGCGCTAACGTTGCTGCTTCGCCTTGGCCAACAAAAATAACCGTGCAGCATACCAAGTTGTCCGACTTAGCCGCGGATATCGCTTTCGATTTCATCGTGTCTAACCCGCCCTATTTCGAACAGGTTAAAGGCGATAGCCACGCCTACCAATTACAAAGTGAAATAAGAGAACATGCTAGGCAAACTGTTTCACTCACCCCTGCAGAGCTTCTTTCGTTTGTTGCTGAAACACTTACCCCTACTGGTGAGTTCTATTGCCTTTATCCGTTTGCCCGAGAGGTCGAAATTATAGGCATGGCTGCTGAGTTAGGTTTATCCACAAATCGTATATTAAGAGTGCAGCACAATGACCAGCGAAACCCTTATGTAACGGTATTTTGTATGAGCAAGCAACAGAACCATAAACAGAAAGACATTGAACACCTGGCGATTAGAGATGGCGCCGGAGATTATTCAAGTGGTTTCAAAGCGCTCTGCCGCGAATTTTATTTACGCTTTTAA
- a CDS encoding cellulose biosynthesis cyclic di-GMP-binding regulatory protein BcsB, which translates to MIKPYFLLMFSLFFSASIMAETQTFRLSDFYAGDSIARLEGKSSSVDIAIPLSAISDISKASLKLEIVSSQALIEKRSQMYVRFNNATIGQIAYAPNQPNIISTIDIPSQLWREGFNNLTLAASHQYAMQCVNGNSPELWSEVNLYTSSLTVDADIDVDDFGIKDLSGFFSAGIGGQRSVQLLSAEDADSGIIENTLPLVAQALALRNQYQPLGVMHTHIPQGYVLPKVIQEEEGFWSENRIDAYEKTAWYLDETKTREIHVLVGNKQALSPVLSDAMVNEINGPFLKVQRTEAFVAADKTWVPAAYRLIVSGNNNDEVLDAAKALSVMDDVLNPGARTIVRSQTQMDAIGLQQTAALQPGESYTFSDLGVSSDQFVDEGRFEKNVTMKLPADFFVPENASVAFLLDFGYGAGIGPGSSMNVSVNGELVHGLYLGDVNGESFRDYQLKIPARFFKGGTNNVSFIITMRPPVSGLACNDVQGSHLLFQFNNSSSIQLPQAGHVAVQPDLGLFGDTGYPLARFNSAPKSQIFIPSNDYLDSALTLAGKLAQVAKIPLLNLSITKDASEGEGSLIVLGSPETLNNLEQDSFVTAIGNTKRWPYRAQNMLYNRVRDFSNDKSYRQMLTEGTTVQESDLGDNAVFVAQRHPNGTNSDTLFLLVAQTPEKLAARVDDLISLSLWGQMAGDFFVWNDNESPLLVMQVNDKYEMGEPDDVLLTLRLWLSNNPWYWLVTFMVLVFFVSLFIYLLLRRRNKRAQDSW; encoded by the coding sequence ATGATAAAACCTTACTTCTTACTAATGTTTAGCTTGTTTTTCTCTGCAAGCATTATGGCTGAAACACAAACATTTCGACTGAGTGATTTTTATGCTGGTGACAGTATTGCGCGCTTAGAAGGGAAGTCTAGTAGCGTAGATATCGCAATACCGCTAAGTGCCATTAGTGACATATCAAAAGCGTCTCTTAAATTAGAAATTGTGAGTTCACAAGCGCTAATTGAGAAACGTTCACAAATGTATGTGCGATTTAACAATGCCACTATTGGGCAGATAGCCTATGCCCCAAATCAACCCAATATTATCTCTACAATTGATATTCCTTCTCAGCTTTGGCGAGAAGGCTTTAACAATTTAACGTTGGCGGCCAGCCACCAATACGCGATGCAATGCGTCAATGGTAACTCGCCGGAATTATGGAGCGAGGTGAACCTTTACACTTCTTCGCTCACAGTCGACGCCGATATAGATGTAGATGATTTTGGCATTAAAGATTTATCCGGATTCTTTAGTGCAGGCATTGGCGGGCAGCGTAGTGTTCAGTTACTCAGTGCTGAAGATGCTGATAGCGGTATTATTGAAAATACGTTGCCACTAGTAGCGCAAGCGCTGGCACTCAGAAACCAATATCAACCTCTTGGTGTCATGCATACGCACATTCCACAAGGATATGTTTTACCTAAAGTGATTCAAGAAGAAGAGGGATTTTGGAGTGAAAATAGAATAGATGCATATGAAAAAACAGCGTGGTATTTAGATGAAACCAAGACGCGAGAGATTCATGTTCTGGTAGGGAATAAGCAAGCATTGTCGCCAGTACTATCTGACGCGATGGTAAATGAAATTAACGGCCCTTTTCTAAAAGTGCAACGCACCGAAGCGTTTGTCGCTGCTGATAAAACCTGGGTACCAGCAGCGTATCGGCTTATTGTCAGCGGAAATAATAATGATGAGGTTTTAGACGCAGCGAAAGCTTTGTCGGTAATGGATGATGTATTAAACCCTGGTGCTCGCACTATTGTTCGTTCTCAAACGCAAATGGACGCAATAGGGTTACAACAAACTGCTGCATTGCAACCTGGTGAAAGTTACACCTTCAGCGATTTAGGGGTATCTAGCGATCAGTTTGTTGATGAAGGGCGCTTTGAGAAAAATGTCACAATGAAGCTACCTGCTGATTTCTTTGTACCGGAAAATGCCAGCGTAGCGTTTCTTCTCGATTTCGGTTATGGGGCGGGCATTGGCCCGGGCTCTTCAATGAACGTTAGTGTGAATGGCGAACTCGTTCATGGCTTGTACCTTGGCGACGTGAATGGTGAATCTTTTAGAGATTATCAACTGAAGATCCCTGCACGATTTTTTAAAGGCGGAACGAACAACGTCAGTTTTATCATTACTATGCGCCCGCCTGTTTCTGGGCTCGCGTGTAACGATGTGCAAGGCTCTCATCTGTTGTTCCAATTTAACAACAGCTCTAGCATACAACTTCCCCAAGCAGGTCATGTAGCCGTGCAGCCTGATTTGGGCTTATTTGGTGATACGGGGTATCCGTTAGCACGCTTTAATTCAGCGCCTAAAAGCCAAATATTTATACCATCTAACGACTATTTAGACAGTGCACTGACCCTTGCTGGCAAGCTTGCTCAAGTTGCAAAAATTCCCCTGCTGAATCTTTCAATCACTAAAGATGCCAGTGAAGGTGAAGGCTCATTAATTGTATTAGGAAGCCCAGAAACACTAAACAACCTTGAACAAGATAGTTTTGTTACTGCCATTGGAAATACTAAGCGTTGGCCCTACCGCGCACAAAATATGTTGTACAACCGTGTGAGGGATTTCAGCAACGATAAATCCTACCGCCAAATGCTTACCGAAGGCACTACAGTGCAGGAAAGTGACTTGGGCGACAATGCGGTGTTTGTGGCACAGCGTCACCCCAATGGCACAAATTCCGACACCCTGTTTTTATTGGTTGCACAAACACCTGAAAAATTGGCCGCCAGAGTGGATGATTTGATTAGTTTGTCTTTGTGGGGACAAATGGCTGGCGACTTCTTCGTTTGGAATGATAACGAATCACCATTGCTGGTTATGCAGGTTAACGATAAATATGAAATGGGTGAGCCGGACGATGTTTTGCTTACCCTTCGCTTGTGGTTGTCTAACAATCCTTGGTATTGGTTAGTCACCTTCATGGTACTAGTATTCTTCGTCAGCTTATTCATTTACTTGTTGCTACGACGCCGCAATAAAAGAGCACAAGATTCATGGTAG
- a CDS encoding glycosyl hydrolase family 8, whose protein sequence is MRFIRLVGLFGLLGILVSCSNPKEHEIQEAFQAYNALFIDNGRVIDTGNGDVSHSEGQGYGLLFAVAASDRAAFDGIWTWTHTVLQRDDKLFHWRYRPCESKNKQCIDDPNNASDGDILIAWALLRAADKWGDKSYRRDAQAIITAIEEKLFIETEEYLVLLPGEFGFNSDKNSDEGMQVNLSYWVFPAIDAIAEVSSKPLRWKALHSSGTAFIYKARFSEHKLPPDWLRVNEGELSLTNTVSQEYGFNACRIPLHLAWAGIDDAAFYSDFKRWWDIESTPATVNLITNDTAEYSMTPGMKAVESAVKHIIDDSPLSLPSIDRNMDYYSASLTLLSMIAVMDAKS, encoded by the coding sequence ATGCGGTTCATTCGACTCGTCGGCCTGTTTGGGCTGCTAGGTATTTTGGTGTCATGTAGCAACCCTAAAGAGCATGAAATACAAGAAGCATTTCAAGCTTATAACGCCTTGTTTATCGACAATGGCCGTGTCATCGATACGGGTAATGGCGATGTATCTCATAGTGAGGGGCAAGGTTATGGTTTGTTGTTCGCCGTTGCTGCAAGCGATAGAGCAGCGTTTGATGGTATATGGACGTGGACTCACACTGTACTTCAGCGAGACGATAAGCTATTTCATTGGCGCTATCGTCCCTGTGAAAGTAAAAATAAGCAATGTATAGACGACCCTAACAACGCCTCAGATGGCGACATACTTATTGCTTGGGCACTATTGCGTGCAGCTGATAAGTGGGGAGACAAAAGCTATCGGCGTGATGCTCAAGCCATCATAACGGCAATAGAAGAAAAGCTGTTTATTGAAACCGAAGAGTACCTAGTGCTGTTGCCGGGAGAATTCGGTTTTAACAGTGATAAGAATAGTGATGAGGGCATGCAAGTCAATTTGTCTTATTGGGTGTTTCCTGCCATTGACGCGATTGCAGAGGTTTCGTCTAAGCCGCTTCGCTGGAAAGCATTACACAGTAGTGGTACTGCGTTTATTTACAAAGCGCGCTTTTCTGAACACAAACTGCCGCCCGACTGGTTAAGAGTGAACGAAGGTGAGTTGTCTTTAACCAATACGGTGTCTCAGGAATACGGTTTTAATGCCTGTCGTATACCCCTTCACCTTGCGTGGGCAGGTATTGATGATGCGGCATTTTATTCTGATTTTAAACGCTGGTGGGATATAGAAAGCACACCGGCTACGGTCAATTTAATCACAAACGACACGGCTGAATATTCGATGACACCAGGGATGAAAGCGGTTGAGTCTGCGGTAAAACATATTATTGATGATAGCCCACTGTCACTTCCATCGATTGACAGAAATATGGATTATTATTCAGCGAGTTTAACCTTGCTTTCTATGATTGCTGTTATGGATGCCAAGTCTTAA
- a CDS encoding S9 family peptidase, with product MKKALLIGAAMLSTAVQAEPLDIERIFASPSLDGNAPRALKVSPDGERVTFLKGKQTDYERLDLWEYHIDSGETRLLFDSNDLQSGEEVLSDEEKARRERMRLSGSGIVSYQWSADGKALLFPLGGDVYYHKLGEKGAKQLLDTDVFETDIKLSPKGNYISFIRDQNLFVKHIESGKETAITKEGGGNIKFGMAEFVAQEEMGRMTGYWWSPDESFIAFTKVDESPVDVISRSEIYADDIKTIEQKYPKAGTNNVLVELAIQNINNGARRWVDLGEDKDIYLARGKWMPNSETFTYQWQTRDQQTLELRAYNVPSEKQNVLLSETSNTWVNLHNDLYFLSDSDQFIWASERDGFKHLYLYENSGKLVRQLTQGDWVVDNIEAVDAKSNRIYFAGRKDTPLESHAYSVSLDGGDISRITNEGAYHSVSFSKDASIFIDRFSTINSPAQVSLNDASGKRITWLEENKVEEGHPLHAYMDTWTKPEFGDITTKDGATLKYRIYKPENLEKKHPVIVYLYGGPHAQVVTNSWAGNRGLLMQHWVDKGYVVFTLDNRGSNYRGKAFEDPIYKKMGFIEVDDQVAGVEFLRTLPYVDANRIGVHGHSYGGYMTLMTMFKAGDYFQAGVSGAPVTDWRLYDTHYTERYMGNPNTDDDAYTASSVFPYAKDLKGDLLIYHGMADDNVLFTHSTMLYKHLQDLAIPFETMDYPGKKHSIRGKQTGIHLYKTITNFFDRNLTPEQ from the coding sequence ATGAAAAAAGCCCTTTTAATAGGAGCCGCTATGCTCTCTACAGCTGTACAGGCCGAACCGCTCGATATTGAGCGTATTTTCGCTTCTCCTTCCCTTGATGGCAATGCGCCTCGCGCACTTAAAGTTTCTCCTGATGGAGAAAGAGTTACGTTCTTAAAAGGAAAACAGACCGATTATGAACGTCTCGATTTATGGGAATACCATATAGACAGTGGGGAAACCCGCCTTTTATTTGACTCGAATGACCTTCAAAGTGGCGAAGAAGTGTTAAGCGACGAAGAAAAAGCCCGCCGCGAACGTATGCGTTTATCGGGTAGCGGTATTGTAAGCTATCAATGGTCTGCAGACGGTAAGGCACTCCTTTTCCCGCTTGGTGGTGATGTGTATTACCACAAGCTCGGCGAAAAAGGGGCAAAGCAACTTCTTGATACCGACGTATTCGAAACTGATATTAAGCTTTCTCCTAAAGGAAATTACATTTCTTTCATTCGCGACCAAAACTTGTTTGTAAAACATATTGAGTCAGGTAAAGAAACCGCCATCACAAAAGAAGGCGGCGGTAACATTAAATTTGGTATGGCCGAATTCGTTGCCCAAGAAGAAATGGGCAGAATGACCGGTTACTGGTGGTCTCCAGATGAAAGCTTTATTGCATTTACCAAAGTAGATGAAAGCCCTGTAGATGTCATTTCTCGTTCTGAAATTTATGCCGACGATATTAAAACCATTGAACAGAAATACCCTAAAGCAGGCACCAATAATGTGCTTGTTGAACTGGCTATTCAAAACATCAATAATGGTGCACGTAGATGGGTAGATTTAGGCGAAGACAAAGACATTTACCTTGCCCGCGGTAAGTGGATGCCTAACAGTGAAACCTTCACGTATCAGTGGCAGACTCGCGACCAACAAACGCTTGAGCTTAGAGCATACAACGTACCATCAGAAAAGCAGAACGTGTTGTTAAGCGAAACCAGTAATACCTGGGTTAACTTGCATAACGATTTGTACTTTTTGTCTGACTCAGACCAGTTTATCTGGGCTTCTGAACGAGATGGCTTCAAGCACCTTTACCTTTATGAGAACAGCGGTAAGTTAGTGCGTCAGCTAACCCAAGGCGATTGGGTAGTTGATAACATTGAAGCGGTTGATGCCAAGAGTAACCGAATTTACTTTGCGGGTCGTAAAGACACACCGCTTGAAAGCCACGCCTATTCAGTGTCATTAGACGGCGGTGATATTTCACGTATTACCAATGAAGGTGCTTATCACAGCGTATCGTTTAGTAAAGATGCTTCTATCTTTATCGACCGTTTCTCTACCATTAATTCACCTGCCCAAGTGAGTTTAAATGATGCTTCTGGCAAGCGTATTACATGGCTTGAAGAAAACAAAGTTGAAGAAGGCCACCCGCTACATGCTTATATGGATACGTGGACTAAACCTGAATTTGGTGACATTACCACCAAAGATGGCGCAACCTTAAAGTACCGTATTTACAAACCTGAAAACCTTGAAAAGAAACACCCTGTTATTGTGTATCTTTACGGTGGTCCACACGCGCAAGTTGTGACGAATAGCTGGGCAGGTAACCGTGGACTGCTGATGCAGCATTGGGTAGATAAAGGCTATGTGGTGTTTACCCTTGATAACCGCGGCTCTAACTACCGTGGTAAAGCATTTGAAGATCCTATCTACAAGAAAATGGGCTTTATTGAAGTTGACGATCAAGTAGCAGGTGTTGAGTTTTTACGTACCCTACCGTACGTAGATGCTAATCGTATTGGTGTTCATGGCCACAGTTATGGCGGTTACATGACCCTAATGACCATGTTTAAAGCGGGTGATTACTTCCAAGCAGGCGTATCTGGTGCACCGGTTACCGACTGGCGCTTATACGACACCCATTACACCGAACGCTATATGGGTAACCCTAACACCGATGATGATGCGTACACAGCCTCTTCCGTATTCCCATACGCAAAAGACTTAAAGGGTGATTTGCTGATTTATCACGGAATGGCTGACGACAATGTGTTGTTCACCCACTCTACGATGCTATACAAGCACCTTCAGGATTTGGCAATTCCATTTGAAACCATGGATTACCCAGGTAAGAAGCACAGTATTCGTGGCAAGCAAACGGGGATCCATTTGTACAAAACCATTACTAACTTCTTCGATAGAAATTTAACGCCTGAGCAATAA
- a CDS encoding YgjV family protein, producing the protein MLIVAEAFGAIAVVLNFIGYRQNSVERYLFISAFALLSLSVHFFMLDAMAAGVGTCLAGLRNFIAIKNRSRWVLFIFVAANILFMLYEWFILHHDWNIFIAYASSLIFTIGSIVLRETDKIRRYFLLAETLGLMYALSVGSIFGTIFNISNLFSIVTKMISDRKKVNH; encoded by the coding sequence ATGTTGATTGTAGCTGAAGCGTTCGGTGCCATTGCCGTCGTACTTAATTTTATTGGTTATAGGCAAAATAGTGTTGAGCGCTATTTGTTTATCTCTGCATTTGCTTTGCTGAGCTTAAGCGTACACTTTTTTATGCTTGATGCCATGGCTGCCGGCGTGGGTACATGCTTAGCGGGGTTACGTAATTTTATCGCCATTAAAAATCGTAGCCGATGGGTACTGTTTATTTTTGTGGCCGCCAATATCCTGTTCATGCTGTATGAGTGGTTTATTTTGCACCATGACTGGAACATTTTTATTGCCTATGCCTCATCACTTATCTTTACGATAGGCTCAATTGTGTTAAGAGAGACAGATAAAATAAGGCGTTATTTCTTGCTCGCAGAAACATTAGGGCTCATGTACGCCCTATCAGTAGGCAGTATTTTTGGTACTATTTTTAATATCAGTAACTTATTTAGTATTGTGACAAAGATGATTAGTGATAGAAAGAAGGTAAACCATTAG